TAATACCTCCTTAATTGTGCCTTGTTCCGCATCCAAAAACACCGTACAACCGGGGCAATTAGTGAGAATTAAATTACAATCGGGATGAGCCTCTTTTAAACTAGCTAACTTTTTATAGGTGCTACTAGCGGTATAATCACGATTTTCAGGGAAAGCACATTGACGGAAACCCATACCGCAACAGTGACGGCGTTCAGGATAATCCACAATTTCCGCTCCAAATGCCTCTAGTAAACCCACTAATACTTGAGGAAACTCAACTCCTCCCATTGCTTCACCCGGGAAGATTTTACCGTAGTGACAACCGATGTGATCCACTGCTTTAATACCTTTGAGGCTATATTTAGCTTTTTCTGCTAACTTGTGACGATTTGCATAAAATACATCCGACGCATGAACTACAGAAGGTCTGCCACCGGATACATAGGGAATCCAAAACTCTCTGCCAGTGGTTTCTTTCAAGGTTTTAGCTGTATATTCTCGTAATTCTGGTTCTTCTTCCCAAAGATGGATCATTTCGGTATAGTTAGCAAAGGAAGTGACGCAGAAAGAAAAAAGGTTATCGACTCCTAACTCATCATGGGCAACGGCAAAATTACGCGCCGCAACCACCATCTGAGTTTCAATATTAGTCACATCCCCATGATAACCGATCGCACCGCAGGAAGTATGCCCCGCCGCTTCTCTTAAATCGATACCAAGGTCATTTTTGAGGATTTTGTAAGCGATACCCTCAGTATAGGGGGCGGCACTTTGTAAGAAACAACTACGGAAACATCCCCATAGTTTACCACCTTCTTCGTCAATAGTAGGAACGTGCTTTTGATGACTTTCCCAAATAATATTTTCTCTCGTTACTTTCATGTTTGTTTCTCCTTTTGATGTTATTTACTTTTAAAATTCCGTGCAACAAGCATCTTGCTTGTAACAATAGGGCTAAAGCCCTCACTACGAACCTTTCATCTCATAATTGCGACTATCGGCAGTTTCCACCCAGTTTTGCCAATATCTCTCAACTTCTTCCTTGCTACCGAGTTTTTTCTCCATGCCTTTCTCTACTGCCTCCATAAGCTCGATCGCACCTGTAGCCTTATAGATAGCCCGTAACTCATCCATATCTTTTTCAGGGATAATACGATGAGAACCTGCACTGTTTTCCTTATCCATCGGCACATCCCACCATTCCCGCATCTCCTTCATATGCTCAAAATAGTATTCCCAATTATCTCCCAACTCAGGAAAATGCTCAGGAGTAATATTTTCGGCAGTGAGAGTATAACCCCGTTTCAACATATTTTCACCGAATACCCGTTTTGCAAATAACTGTTGTCGCCCTTTTTCCGACTCCGCAAAATAACCGTGACGCACGGAAAGACGACGCAAAGCCAAAATCACATCGGCGGTACTATTACCTCTAGGACATCTTGGCTTACAAGAATAGCACTGTCCACAAAACCAAATTTTATCGGATTTGAGTAAATCAATCAGCCATTCCTCATCCTCAGTGTGACAAATATTCATCACCTCTCTAGGGGAATACTCATAAACCTCCGCCGCAGGACATACCGCAGTACAAATACCACAGTTTAAACAGGCATTCATACCATGTTGATATTGAATATCCCGTTTTAACTCATCAACTAGATTGCCCATAATGATAAAAATGATTGCAATAGAAGAAATATATAAATAATTGCAACTATCAAAAAAGATAGCTTCAGATAATGCCATTGACTAAAAAGAAATAAGAATGATCAAGGACAAAAACCATTAATTCTCAGCTAAAAAAAGACTAATTCTAAGAGATTCGGATGAAGTATAAATATTTATAAAAACTCTCTCAGTAAAAATTAGTAACTTTACTTAGAATATAAATTAATCATTACTTTCCTATATAACAATATAGTTATATAAAGTGTCAATGGTTATTTATACTTAACCTGAGTTTTGGATAAGCTGAAAGCATTATCTCGTGGTCAGAAAACCTTATATCTTCTTAGAAATAAGAATAAAATGGCCTTAACCCGAACTGACGTTACACCCCAAAACCCCAAGCCCCTACTTCCCCTCTCATCCTCTCATCACTTTAACACCTGCAACCTGAAACCTGACACCTGACAC
This is a stretch of genomic DNA from Cyanobacterium aponinum PCC 10605. It encodes these proteins:
- a CDS encoding 4Fe-4S dicluster domain-containing protein translates to MALSEAIFFDSCNYLYISSIAIIFIIMGNLVDELKRDIQYQHGMNACLNCGICTAVCPAAEVYEYSPREVMNICHTEDEEWLIDLLKSDKIWFCGQCYSCKPRCPRGNSTADVILALRRLSVRHGYFAESEKGRQQLFAKRVFGENMLKRGYTLTAENITPEHFPELGDNWEYYFEHMKEMREWWDVPMDKENSAGSHRIIPEKDMDELRAIYKATGAIELMEAVEKGMEKKLGSKEEVERYWQNWVETADSRNYEMKGS
- a CDS encoding CoB--CoM heterodisulfide reductase iron-sulfur subunit B family protein, producing MKVTRENIIWESHQKHVPTIDEEGGKLWGCFRSCFLQSAAPYTEGIAYKILKNDLGIDLREAAGHTSCGAIGYHGDVTNIETQMVVAARNFAVAHDELGVDNLFSFCVTSFANYTEMIHLWEEEPELREYTAKTLKETTGREFWIPYVSGGRPSVVHASDVFYANRHKLAEKAKYSLKGIKAVDHIGCHYGKIFPGEAMGGVEFPQVLVGLLEAFGAEIVDYPERRHCCGMGFRQCAFPENRDYTASSTYKKLASLKEAHPDCNLILTNCPGCTVFLDAEQGTIKEVLEEEFNVSILDYAQLTGLMLGYDPFKDCGMNAKVVPVEPLLDKIGIPYDKSKTFEQRRRPF